In Myotis daubentonii chromosome 10, mMyoDau2.1, whole genome shotgun sequence, one genomic interval encodes:
- the TSPAN13 gene encoding tetraspanin-13 → MVCGGFACSKNCLCALNLLYTLVSLLLIGIAAWGIGFGLISSLRVVGVVIAVGIFLFLIALVGLIGAVKHHQVLLFFYMIILLLVFIVQFSVSCACLALNEEQQGQLLEVGWNNTASARDDIQRNLNCCGFRSVNTNDTCLASCKTSGHTCSPCAPIIGKYAGEVLSFVGGIGLFFSFTEILGVWLTYRYRNQKDPRANPSAFL, encoded by the exons CTGGTTAGCCTGCTGCTCATTGGGATTGCTGCGTGGGGCATTGGCTTCGGGCTGATTTCCAGTCTCCGGGTGGTCGGCGTGGTCATTGCAGTGGGCATCTTCTTGTTCCTGATTGCCTTAGTGGGGCTGATCGGAGCTGTGAAACACCATCAGGTGTTGCTCTTTTTC TACATGATCATTCTCTTACTTGTATTTATTGTTCAGTTTTCTGTATCGTGTGCTTGTTTAGCCCTGAACGAGGAGCAACAG GGTCAGCTTCTGGAAGTTGGTTGGAATAATACAGCAAGTGCTCGTGATGACATCCAGAGAAATTTGAACTGCTGTGGGTTCCGAAGTGTTAACACAAATGATACCTGTCTGGCT AGCTGTAAGACAAGCGGCCACACCTGCTCACCGTGTGCTCCGATAATAGGAAAATATGCGGGAGAGGTTTTGAGTTTTGTCGGGGGCATTGGCCTGTTCTTCAGTTTCACAGAG ATTCTGGGTGTTTGGCTGACCTACAGATACAGGAACCAGAAAGATCCTCGTGCTAATCCTAGTGCATTCCTTTGA